A genomic segment from Streptosporangium roseum DSM 43021 encodes:
- a CDS encoding chitinase C-terminal domain-containing protein: MAVVCAAATVGMTTVGTPVAHAAASLSAKFTAADRGTWWQGGYEVKNTGDTAATTWTLEFDLNSGQSIGNWWNGTPTVSGGHVTVRPSSTNANVPAGGTTGGNSFGFVGMGPSTPPANCKINGNPCEGGPPPDTPPTAPGRPVATPDITSVALTWTASTDDKQVAGYDVYQGGAKVRSVTTSAATVDGLAADTEYTFTVKARDSANQESASSPATTVRTLKDPTPDTEAPTTPGTPVVTGKSATGVTLQWGASTDNRVVTSYEVHNGDTLATTVTGTPPGTTTTVGGLTEDTEYTFKVRAGDGAGNRSAFSGTVTVRTDRQPTDQSACRPDGLYRSPGVTGVPYCSVYDTDGREKMGADHPRRVIGYFTSWRTGRNGAPAYLANDIPWDKITHINYAFAHIDGQGKVSVGTPGPDNPALGMQWPGVAGAEMDPSYSYKGHFNLLNKFKKQHPGVKTILSIGGWAETGGYLDDNGVRQATGGFYTMAGSQAGINTFADSAVKFIRDYGFDGVDIDYEYATSAPSAGNPDDFAFSNPRRATLMAGYVNLMRTLRQKLDAAAAADGKYYLLTAATSASGWILRGSESYQVTPYLDYANMMTYDLHGAWNQFVGPLQALYDDGTDAEMKHWNVYGTYSGIGYLNGDWAYHHLRGAIQSGRINLGLGYYSRGWKGVTGGTDGLWGTSALPNQNDCPEGTGGKIGSTVPCGDGAIGIDNLWHDLDKTGKEVPAGVNPVWHFKNLQEGRQGSYITQYGLTPDTDPADRLSGTYTRKYSSSMAAPWLWNNDKKVYLSTEDDQSVQAKADYVVGKGLGGIMIWELAGDYAYHPGRDGGRGEYFIGDTLTTKIYNTFRTAAPYGNLKAGTRAMPAQTLNVQAELYGFAVGDANYPISPKLKFTNNSTTTIPGGATIEFDYGTSAPATMTQQTGWTLSIVSTGHTGPNTGGLKGDFHRVRLTVPTWESIAPGQSKEVQLRYDLPIASPSNFTVTFGGQSYRMAFDNPR; this comes from the coding sequence GTGGCGGTCGTCTGCGCGGCCGCCACGGTGGGCATGACCACGGTCGGCACACCGGTCGCGCATGCCGCGGCGTCGCTGTCCGCCAAGTTCACCGCCGCCGACCGCGGCACGTGGTGGCAGGGCGGTTACGAGGTGAAGAACACCGGTGACACCGCCGCCACCACCTGGACCCTCGAATTCGACCTCAACTCCGGCCAGTCCATCGGCAACTGGTGGAACGGCACGCCGACCGTGAGCGGCGGCCACGTGACCGTGAGGCCGTCGAGCACCAACGCCAACGTGCCCGCGGGCGGCACCACCGGCGGCAACAGCTTCGGGTTCGTCGGGATGGGACCGAGCACCCCGCCCGCCAACTGCAAGATCAACGGCAACCCCTGCGAGGGCGGGCCCCCGCCGGACACCCCGCCGACCGCGCCGGGCAGGCCCGTCGCGACCCCGGACATCACCAGCGTGGCCCTGACCTGGACCGCCTCCACCGACGACAAGCAGGTCGCCGGGTACGACGTCTACCAGGGCGGCGCCAAGGTCAGGTCGGTCACGACCAGCGCGGCCACGGTGGACGGCCTCGCGGCCGACACCGAGTACACCTTCACCGTCAAGGCGAGGGACAGCGCGAACCAGGAATCGGCGTCCTCCCCGGCGACGACCGTGCGCACGCTCAAGGACCCGACCCCGGACACCGAGGCGCCGACCACGCCGGGCACGCCGGTCGTCACCGGCAAGTCGGCCACCGGCGTGACGCTGCAGTGGGGAGCGTCGACCGACAACCGGGTTGTCACCTCCTACGAGGTCCACAACGGCGACACGCTCGCCACCACGGTGACCGGGACCCCGCCGGGCACCACCACGACGGTCGGCGGCCTCACCGAGGACACCGAGTACACCTTCAAGGTCCGCGCCGGGGACGGGGCGGGCAACCGGTCGGCCTTCTCCGGGACGGTCACCGTCCGGACCGACAGGCAGCCCACCGACCAGTCGGCCTGCCGGCCCGACGGGCTCTACCGGTCGCCCGGCGTGACCGGGGTCCCCTACTGCTCCGTCTACGACACCGACGGGCGCGAGAAGATGGGCGCCGACCACCCGCGCCGGGTGATCGGATACTTCACGAGCTGGCGGACCGGTCGGAACGGCGCCCCCGCCTACCTGGCGAACGACATCCCGTGGGACAAGATCACCCACATCAACTACGCCTTCGCGCACATCGACGGCCAGGGCAAGGTCTCCGTCGGCACCCCGGGACCGGACAACCCCGCCCTCGGCATGCAGTGGCCGGGCGTCGCCGGAGCCGAGATGGACCCGTCGTACTCGTACAAGGGCCATTTCAACCTGCTCAACAAGTTCAAGAAGCAGCACCCCGGCGTCAAGACGATCCTGTCGATCGGCGGCTGGGCCGAGACCGGCGGCTACCTCGACGACAACGGCGTACGGCAGGCCACCGGCGGCTTCTACACGATGGCGGGCTCGCAGGCGGGCATCAACACCTTCGCCGACTCGGCCGTGAAGTTCATCAGGGATTACGGCTTCGACGGCGTGGACATCGACTACGAGTACGCGACGTCCGCCCCGAGCGCCGGCAACCCGGACGACTTCGCCTTCTCCAACCCGCGCCGCGCCACGCTGATGGCCGGCTACGTCAACCTGATGAGGACGCTGCGCCAGAAGCTGGACGCGGCCGCCGCGGCCGACGGCAAGTACTACCTGCTGACCGCCGCCACCAGCGCGTCCGGCTGGATCCTGCGCGGCAGCGAGAGCTACCAGGTCACCCCGTACCTCGACTACGCCAACATGATGACCTACGACCTGCACGGGGCGTGGAACCAGTTCGTCGGCCCGCTGCAGGCGCTGTACGACGACGGCACCGACGCCGAGATGAAGCACTGGAACGTGTACGGCACCTACAGCGGCATCGGCTACCTGAACGGCGACTGGGCCTACCACCACCTGCGCGGCGCGATCCAGTCCGGCCGGATCAACCTGGGCCTCGGCTACTACAGCCGCGGCTGGAAGGGCGTCACCGGTGGCACCGACGGGCTCTGGGGAACCTCCGCGCTGCCCAACCAGAACGACTGCCCGGAGGGCACCGGAGGAAAGATCGGCTCCACGGTGCCGTGCGGCGACGGCGCGATCGGCATCGACAACCTCTGGCACGACCTGGATAAAACAGGCAAGGAGGTGCCCGCGGGCGTCAACCCGGTCTGGCACTTCAAGAACCTGCAGGAGGGCAGGCAGGGCAGCTACATCACCCAGTACGGGCTCACCCCCGACACCGACCCGGCCGACCGCCTCTCCGGCACATACACCCGCAAGTACTCCTCCTCCATGGCCGCCCCCTGGCTGTGGAACAACGACAAGAAGGTCTACCTGTCCACCGAGGACGACCAGTCCGTCCAGGCCAAGGCCGACTACGTGGTCGGCAAAGGCCTCGGTGGCATCATGATCTGGGAGCTGGCCGGCGACTACGCCTACCACCCGGGGCGCGACGGAGGCAGGGGCGAGTACTTCATCGGCGACACGCTCACCACGAAGATCTACAACACCTTCAGGACGGCCGCGCCGTACGGGAACCTGAAGGCCGGCACCAGGGCGATGCCCGCCCAGACCCTGAACGTCCAGGCCGAGCTGTACGGCTTCGCGGTCGGTGACGCCAACTACCCGATCTCGCCCAAGCTCAAGTTCACCAACAACTCCACGACCACCATCCCCGGCGGTGCCACGATCGAGTTCGACTACGGCACCTCCGCGCCGGCGACCATGACCCAGCAGACCGGCTGGACGCTCTCCATCGTGTCCACCGGCCATACCGGGCCGAACACCGGCGGCCTCAAGGGTGACTTCCACCGGGTCCGGCTGACGGTCCCGACCTGGGAGAGCATCGCCCCCGGGCAGTCCAAGGAGGTCCAGCTCCGCTACGACCTGCCCATCGCCAGCCCGTCCAACTTCACCGTGACGTTCGGCGGCCAGTCCTACCGGATGGCCTTCGACAACCCGCGCTGA
- a CDS encoding ArsR/SmtB family transcription factor yields MSRPLYQLKAEFFKTLGHPSRIRVLELLSEREHSVAEMLPEVGIEPAHLSQQLALLRRANLVVSRKEGSSVYYSLASPDIAELLATARSILTGVLSGQAELLEDLRGSARNGG; encoded by the coding sequence GTGAGCAGGCCGTTGTACCAGCTGAAGGCCGAGTTCTTCAAGACACTCGGGCATCCGTCGCGCATCCGGGTGCTGGAGTTGCTCAGCGAGCGGGAGCACTCGGTCGCGGAGATGCTTCCCGAGGTGGGCATCGAGCCGGCGCATCTGTCTCAGCAGCTCGCTCTGCTGCGGCGGGCCAACCTGGTGGTCTCCCGCAAGGAGGGCTCCAGCGTCTACTACTCGCTCGCCAGTCCCGACATCGCCGAGCTGCTGGCCACGGCCCGGTCGATCCTCACAGGCGTGCTCTCGGGGCAGGCCGAACTCCTGGAGGACCTCAGGGGCTCGGCCCGCAACGGCGGGTGA
- a CDS encoding PIG-L family deacetylase, with the protein MDDELTLMAVHAHPDDEVLGTGGLFARCADEGIRTVLVTCTNGEQGDGPGGVKPGEPGHDEDAVSAQRLEELRESVAHLAIDHLELLGYRDSGMVGWAANEAPEAFANVPVDQAAGRLAALMERYRPQVVVTYDENGGYGHPDHIQAHRITLAAVEAGGIPSKLYYTAVPRERVAELFAYLRSTGAAPEDLELPPDFGTPDEQITAVVDVAPYVERKLKALEAHASQGENIFLLRMPAEAQHRALAEEAFTRHLSRVPAADREDDLFDGLRRDAAE; encoded by the coding sequence ATGGATGACGAGCTGACACTGATGGCCGTCCACGCCCATCCCGACGACGAGGTGCTCGGGACGGGCGGCCTCTTCGCCCGGTGCGCCGACGAGGGCATCCGCACGGTCCTGGTCACCTGCACGAACGGCGAGCAGGGTGACGGTCCCGGCGGGGTGAAACCGGGGGAGCCGGGCCACGACGAGGACGCGGTGAGCGCGCAGCGGCTGGAGGAGCTCCGCGAATCCGTGGCCCACCTCGCGATCGACCACCTGGAGCTGCTCGGCTACCGCGACTCCGGCATGGTCGGCTGGGCGGCCAACGAGGCGCCGGAGGCCTTCGCCAACGTCCCCGTCGACCAGGCCGCCGGGCGGCTCGCCGCGTTGATGGAGCGCTACCGGCCGCAGGTCGTCGTCACCTATGACGAGAACGGCGGCTACGGCCACCCCGACCACATCCAGGCGCACCGGATCACCCTCGCCGCGGTCGAGGCCGGCGGCATCCCCAGCAAGCTCTACTACACCGCGGTGCCCCGCGAGCGGGTCGCCGAGCTGTTCGCCTACCTCCGCTCGACCGGCGCCGCCCCCGAGGACCTGGAGCTCCCCCCGGACTTCGGCACCCCGGACGAGCAGATCACCGCCGTGGTCGACGTGGCCCCCTACGTCGAGCGCAAGCTCAAGGCGCTGGAGGCGCACGCGAGCCAGGGGGAGAACATCTTCCTGCTGCGCATGCCCGCCGAGGCGCAGCACCGGGCGCTCGCCGAGGAGGCCTTCACCCGCCACCTCAGCCGCGTCCCCGCCGCCGACCGCGAGGACGACCTCTTCGACGGCCTGCGCCGGGACGCCGCCGAATGA
- a CDS encoding phosphoribosylanthranilate isomerase, with protein MYVKICGLREPEHVAAAVEAGADAIGFVLTRSPRRVTPARARELAAAVPPHVLTVAVFAGESTEEVRAATLEAGVRAVQLHGAHPHEDFTALKDLGLTLVRAGAAGADLRCGAFDEDLLIVDAPRPGSGEPWDWAAVRGRPAGRWMLAGGLDPSNVAGAIAAAQPWGVDVSSGVEVAPGVKDAGLIRDFVTAARTDR; from the coding sequence GTGTATGTGAAGATCTGCGGGCTGCGCGAGCCCGAGCATGTGGCGGCGGCCGTCGAGGCGGGGGCCGACGCGATCGGGTTCGTCCTCACCAGGAGCCCCCGGCGGGTCACCCCCGCGCGGGCGCGTGAGCTGGCCGCGGCGGTGCCCCCGCACGTGCTGACCGTGGCGGTGTTCGCGGGCGAGAGCACCGAGGAGGTCCGGGCGGCCACCCTGGAGGCCGGGGTGCGCGCCGTCCAGTTGCACGGCGCCCACCCGCACGAGGACTTCACCGCGCTGAAGGACCTCGGCCTCACGCTGGTCCGCGCCGGGGCCGCGGGTGCCGACCTGCGCTGCGGCGCCTTCGACGAGGACCTGCTCATCGTCGACGCGCCCAGGCCCGGCTCGGGGGAGCCGTGGGACTGGGCGGCGGTGCGAGGGCGCCCTGCGGGCCGCTGGATGCTGGCGGGAGGCCTGGACCCGTCGAACGTGGCCGGGGCGATCGCCGCCGCCCAGCCGTGGGGGGTCGACGTGTCGAGCGGGGTGGAGGTCGCGCCCGGGGTGAAGGACGCCGGGCTCATCAGGGACTTCGTCACCGCCGCCCGCACGGATCGGTGA
- a CDS encoding TetR/AcrR family transcriptional regulator, protein MTEGLRERKKRQTRQRISRVATGLFVERGFEHVTIAEVAAAAEVSVNTVYNYFEAKEDLVLPPDEASPQRLADIVRGRSPGEPAVQAVLARLRDEVRRRDRKVGLTEGFGRVLEMMQAAPTLTARLGDLGRQMTEALADALAEETGAAPDDPLPRVVAWHLGCVHSLVYAEIGRRTAAGESPDAIAEAVLELLDAVESLLGERVLTYAVRKDQPCSE, encoded by the coding sequence ATGACCGAAGGGCTGCGAGAACGGAAGAAGCGGCAGACGCGGCAGCGCATCTCCCGGGTGGCCACCGGACTGTTCGTGGAGCGGGGCTTCGAGCACGTCACGATCGCCGAGGTCGCCGCGGCGGCGGAGGTGTCCGTGAACACCGTTTACAACTACTTCGAAGCCAAGGAGGACCTCGTCCTGCCACCGGACGAGGCGTCGCCGCAGCGGCTCGCCGATATCGTGCGGGGCCGGTCCCCCGGCGAGCCCGCCGTACAGGCCGTGCTGGCCCGTCTGCGTGACGAGGTGCGGCGCCGCGACCGCAAGGTGGGGCTGACCGAGGGGTTCGGCCGGGTTCTGGAGATGATGCAGGCCGCACCCACGCTCACCGCCCGGCTGGGTGACCTCGGCCGGCAGATGACCGAGGCGCTCGCCGACGCGCTCGCCGAGGAGACCGGGGCGGCGCCGGACGACCCGCTCCCTCGCGTGGTGGCCTGGCATCTCGGCTGCGTGCACTCGCTGGTGTACGCCGAGATCGGCAGGCGCACCGCGGCGGGGGAGAGTCCCGACGCGATCGCCGAGGCGGTGCTGGAGCTCCTCGACGCCGTCGAGAGCCTGCTCGGCGAACGCGTCCTCACCTATGCCGTACGAAAGGACCAGCCATGTTCAGAGTGA
- a CDS encoding DUF6204 family protein: MFRVIISGKFDALTDSGRDAILAAGGVAFTEAGTFTHDGSLSAFTFRCQLPADPGDGENEATGRAIAALDAYGQRYRILRTAVTDMRDIKIRRKGRGEKDRFPDAG; encoded by the coding sequence ATGTTCAGAGTGATCATCTCCGGCAAGTTCGACGCGCTGACCGACTCCGGCCGCGACGCGATCCTCGCGGCGGGCGGCGTCGCATTCACCGAGGCGGGCACGTTCACCCACGACGGGAGCCTCTCGGCGTTCACCTTCCGCTGCCAGCTCCCCGCGGACCCCGGCGACGGCGAGAACGAGGCCACGGGGCGGGCGATCGCGGCACTGGACGCGTACGGCCAGCGGTACCGGATCCTTCGCACCGCGGTGACGGACATGCGCGACATCAAGATCCGCCGAAAGGGCCGGGGCGAGAAAGATCGCTTCCCGGATGCGGGTTGA
- a CDS encoding DinB family protein, which translates to MTDNRVPPPFLGDERATLNNWLDWHRETLAVKCAGLSEEQLRQRSTPPSTLSLLGLVRHMAHVERVWFRRVLNDEDVPLLYKTADPDAEFNDVDTASPEEAFATWRAETEHARKLSAEVPLDAIGKQQRHGQDCSHRWILVHMIEEYARHNGHADLLRERIDGVTGE; encoded by the coding sequence ATGACTGACAACCGTGTTCCCCCTCCCTTCCTCGGCGACGAGCGTGCCACCCTGAACAACTGGCTCGATTGGCATCGTGAGACCCTGGCCGTCAAGTGCGCGGGGCTCTCAGAGGAGCAACTTCGCCAACGTTCCACACCGCCGTCGACCTTGTCGCTGCTCGGCCTGGTCCGCCACATGGCACACGTGGAGCGCGTCTGGTTCCGCCGCGTGCTGAACGACGAGGACGTCCCCCTTCTCTACAAGACCGCCGACCCCGATGCCGAATTCAACGACGTGGACACCGCCTCCCCAGAGGAGGCTTTCGCCACCTGGCGGGCCGAGACCGAGCATGCCCGCAAGCTCTCGGCCGAGGTGCCGCTGGACGCCATCGGAAAGCAGCAGCGCCATGGGCAGGACTGCTCCCACCGCTGGATCCTCGTCCACATGATCGAGGAGTACGCCCGGCACAACGGCCACGCCGACCTGCTGCGCGAGCGGATCGACGGCGTCACCGGCGAATAG
- a CDS encoding DUF4132 domain-containing protein, which yields MHLSPLAQRLHNLITGTANDPTYWPEASQLSAGLGAAVRTVDGSLISAPYVVDEQRLAVAARELVGYLLDEHRRYEPFSVMAAAGLAGMDAEVSAQFAEKRGPIAVAEMEVVFGWDVELRALLAEAMAKAMRERPDHAAPLPAVIEWLGGRPGYLDFARTVLEAAEARVTAIHAGEIPYSAEKAFDDGEKRTIGRAVRLALLRDEPWLPELLDRLLRGIAVAPTQAKTLPSQGLLFEIARAVEEHPTPEAISALRAARQATRHAGVPKQLDRMFKRIEAALANRLEVAFRIPDGQVRQAVGEHTAVISTDGKVELSWWHGDKKLKTVPAAVRREHPEEVKRLRELAKQTAQQQATLSRALEAGCAGETAPPYRQLEGNPVTDRLIWEFEVSPGVWRSELGLTVPDVPVRLWHPARASLEEVRAWREVVQGKELRQPYKQAFREVYLLTPAEEETRDHSRRFSDHLLRYGQAKALLTDRGWTGMTLGHWDWSGGSAECTATKKLPGGLTVTWDFHLDEGSAERDNVGPVSICVSGGIRFLAGVSPVPLAEVPPLILSEALRDADLVVGVTSTGLDPNGHGDYWQSYSFGDLAESAQVRRDALSRLIGRTAIADRCAMTDRFLVVRGDLRTYKIHLGSANILMEPNDAYLCIVSARDRHAGLFLPFEEDGRLALILSKAFLLANDTAITDPSITRQIRA from the coding sequence ATGCACCTCTCCCCCCTCGCGCAGCGCCTGCACAATTTGATCACTGGGACCGCGAATGACCCCACGTACTGGCCCGAGGCCTCCCAGTTGAGCGCCGGGCTGGGCGCGGCGGTCCGGACCGTCGACGGCAGTTTGATATCGGCACCGTACGTGGTCGACGAGCAGCGGCTGGCCGTGGCGGCCCGCGAGCTGGTCGGATACCTGCTGGACGAACACCGACGGTACGAACCCTTCTCCGTGATGGCGGCGGCGGGGCTGGCGGGCATGGACGCCGAAGTGAGCGCCCAGTTCGCGGAGAAGCGCGGGCCGATCGCGGTCGCCGAGATGGAGGTGGTGTTCGGCTGGGACGTGGAGCTGCGGGCGCTGCTCGCCGAGGCGATGGCCAAGGCGATGCGAGAACGGCCAGACCACGCCGCCCCGCTGCCCGCCGTCATCGAATGGCTCGGCGGCCGGCCCGGCTACCTGGACTTCGCCCGGACGGTTCTGGAGGCGGCCGAGGCCCGCGTCACGGCGATCCACGCCGGCGAGATTCCCTACAGCGCGGAGAAGGCGTTCGACGACGGAGAGAAGAGGACCATCGGCCGGGCCGTACGGCTGGCGCTCCTGCGGGACGAGCCCTGGCTGCCCGAGCTGCTGGACAGGCTGCTGCGCGGGATCGCGGTGGCTCCGACCCAGGCCAAGACCCTGCCGTCGCAGGGGCTGCTGTTCGAGATCGCCCGCGCGGTGGAAGAGCACCCGACGCCCGAGGCGATCTCCGCGCTGCGCGCCGCCCGCCAGGCCACCCGGCACGCCGGGGTGCCCAAGCAACTGGACCGCATGTTCAAGCGCATCGAGGCCGCCCTGGCCAACCGGCTGGAGGTGGCGTTCCGGATACCCGACGGGCAGGTACGGCAGGCCGTCGGCGAGCACACGGCGGTGATCTCAACCGACGGCAAGGTCGAGCTGTCGTGGTGGCACGGGGACAAGAAGCTGAAGACGGTCCCGGCGGCGGTCAGACGGGAGCACCCCGAGGAGGTCAAGCGGCTGCGCGAGCTGGCCAAGCAGACCGCGCAGCAGCAGGCCACCCTGAGCAGGGCGCTGGAAGCCGGATGCGCCGGCGAGACGGCTCCGCCGTACCGGCAGCTGGAGGGCAACCCGGTCACCGATCGGCTGATCTGGGAGTTCGAGGTCTCGCCGGGCGTGTGGCGCAGCGAGCTGGGCTTGACGGTGCCGGACGTGCCGGTGCGGCTGTGGCATCCGGCCCGCGCGTCCCTGGAGGAGGTGCGCGCCTGGCGGGAGGTGGTGCAGGGCAAGGAGCTGCGCCAGCCGTACAAGCAGGCCTTCCGCGAGGTCTACCTGCTCACTCCCGCCGAGGAGGAGACGCGCGACCACTCGCGCCGGTTCTCCGACCACCTGCTCCGGTACGGCCAGGCCAAGGCGCTGCTCACCGATCGCGGCTGGACCGGCATGACGCTGGGCCACTGGGACTGGTCCGGAGGGTCCGCTGAGTGCACGGCCACCAAAAAGCTGCCCGGCGGCCTGACCGTCACCTGGGACTTCCACCTGGACGAGGGGTCCGCCGAGCGGGACAACGTCGGCCCCGTCTCCATCTGCGTCAGCGGCGGCATCCGTTTCCTCGCCGGCGTCTCGCCGGTCCCGCTGGCCGAGGTTCCTCCGCTCATCCTGTCGGAGGCGCTGCGAGACGCCGACCTGGTCGTCGGCGTCACCTCCACCGGCCTGGACCCCAATGGTCACGGGGACTACTGGCAGTCCTACAGCTTCGGCGACCTGGCCGAGAGCGCCCAGGTCCGGCGCGACGCGCTCTCCCGGTTGATCGGGCGTACGGCCATCGCCGACCGGTGCGCCATGACCGACCGCTTCCTGGTGGTCCGGGGTGATCTACGCACCTACAAGATCCACCTGGGGTCCGCGAACATCCTGATGGAACCCAACGACGCCTACCTGTGCATCGTCTCCGCCCGCGACCGCCACGCCGGACTGTTCCTTCCGTTCGAGGAGGACGGCCGGTTGGCGCTCATCCTCAGCAAGGCTTTCCTGCTGGCGAACGACACCGCCATCACCGACCCCTCCATCACCCGCCAGATCCGGGCTTGA
- the ligA gene encoding NAD-dependent DNA ligase LigA has protein sequence MNDAPPSTLFADQTAYAEAVQLALDAAAAYYGDGTSTLDDDAYDRLVRGIQAYEAEHPDEVLPTSPTGKVAGGAVVGDVPHTVPMLSLDNVFGAGQLADWAASLERRLGRPVTEWSVEPKLDGLAIAARYRGGRLVQLVTRGDGTAGEDVSHAIGTIVGLPARLAEPVTVELRGEVMMTASQFEDACVKRQAHDGTTFANPRSAAAGTLRAQDRPYVCELTFFGYGALPYPDDTSEQAVQLRELPHSEVMTWVAGQGVQTPAVTDVGGIVATTLEQIQERVEQIAAKRTELPFGIDGIVIKCDLAADQAQAGFSSRAPRWAIAYKLPATEKITKLLGVEWNTGRSGIIAPRAVLEPVELDGSIVTYATLHNVADITRRGLMLGDSVVVYKAGDVIPRVEAPVVHLRTGDEQPIAIPQVCPTCGDAIDASQERWRCVRGRACRVIASIGYAAGRDQLDIEGLAENRIQQLLDAGLIVDFADLFYLTREQVLGLERMGATSTDNLLAAIERAKAQPLSRVFCALGVRGTGRSMSRRIARHFGSMDAIRAADAEAIEAVEGIGPKKAPGVVAELVELADLIDKLVKAGVTMTEPGWTPPAEPGADAQADPEAGGTSGLPLAGMSVVVTGAMSGALEALTRNEMNELIERAGGKASSSVSAKTSLLVAGEKAGSKRAKAESLGVRIVGPEEFAGLVGPFI, from the coding sequence ATGAACGACGCACCCCCCAGCACCCTTTTCGCCGATCAGACCGCCTATGCCGAAGCCGTTCAGCTCGCCCTGGACGCCGCCGCGGCATACTACGGAGACGGCACGTCCACGCTGGACGACGACGCCTACGACCGGCTGGTCCGGGGCATCCAGGCGTATGAGGCCGAGCATCCCGACGAGGTGCTGCCGACCTCGCCGACGGGCAAGGTGGCCGGTGGCGCGGTGGTCGGCGACGTGCCACACACGGTGCCGATGCTGAGCCTGGACAACGTCTTCGGCGCCGGGCAGCTGGCCGACTGGGCCGCGTCGCTGGAGCGCAGGCTGGGCCGGCCGGTCACGGAGTGGAGTGTGGAGCCGAAGCTCGACGGGCTGGCGATCGCCGCGCGATACCGCGGCGGGCGGCTGGTGCAGCTGGTCACCCGGGGCGACGGCACCGCGGGTGAGGACGTGAGCCACGCGATCGGCACCATCGTGGGACTGCCCGCCAGGCTGGCCGAGCCCGTCACGGTGGAGCTGCGCGGTGAGGTGATGATGACCGCGTCGCAGTTCGAGGATGCCTGTGTCAAGCGCCAGGCGCACGACGGCACCACGTTCGCCAACCCGCGCAGCGCCGCCGCCGGCACGCTGCGCGCCCAGGACCGCCCCTACGTGTGCGAGCTGACGTTCTTCGGCTACGGCGCGCTGCCGTACCCCGACGACACCTCCGAGCAGGCCGTGCAGCTGCGCGAGCTGCCGCACAGCGAGGTCATGACGTGGGTCGCCGGCCAGGGCGTGCAGACGCCCGCCGTCACCGACGTCGGCGGGATCGTCGCCACCACCCTGGAGCAGATCCAGGAGCGGGTCGAGCAGATCGCCGCCAAGCGGACCGAGCTGCCCTTCGGCATCGACGGCATCGTGATCAAGTGCGATCTCGCCGCCGACCAGGCGCAGGCCGGCTTCAGCTCGCGCGCTCCCCGCTGGGCGATCGCCTACAAGCTGCCCGCCACCGAGAAGATCACCAAGCTGCTCGGCGTCGAGTGGAACACCGGCCGCAGCGGCATCATCGCCCCGCGCGCCGTGCTGGAGCCGGTCGAGCTCGACGGCAGCATCGTCACCTACGCCACCCTGCACAATGTCGCCGACATCACCCGCAGGGGCCTGATGCTCGGCGACAGCGTCGTCGTCTACAAGGCCGGCGACGTGATCCCCCGCGTCGAGGCTCCGGTCGTGCACCTGCGCACCGGCGACGAGCAGCCGATCGCGATCCCGCAGGTCTGCCCGACCTGCGGCGACGCGATCGACGCCTCCCAGGAACGGTGGCGGTGCGTTCGCGGGCGCGCCTGCCGGGTGATCGCCTCCATCGGCTACGCCGCCGGCCGCGACCAGCTCGACATCGAGGGCCTGGCCGAGAACCGCATCCAGCAACTGCTGGACGCCGGGCTGATCGTCGACTTCGCCGACCTGTTCTACCTGACCCGCGAGCAGGTGCTGGGCCTGGAGCGGATGGGCGCCACCAGCACCGACAACCTGCTGGCCGCCATCGAGCGGGCCAAGGCGCAGCCGCTCAGCAGGGTGTTCTGCGCGCTGGGCGTGCGCGGCACCGGCCGTTCCATGAGCCGCCGCATCGCCCGGCACTTCGGCAGCATGGACGCCATCCGCGCGGCCGACGCCGAGGCGATCGAGGCGGTGGAGGGCATCGGCCCGAAGAAGGCGCCGGGGGTGGTGGCCGAGCTGGTCGAGCTCGCCGACCTCATCGACAAGCTGGTCAAGGCCGGGGTGACCATGACCGAGCCGGGCTGGACGCCACCCGCCGAGCCCGGCGCCGACGCGCAGGCGGACCCGGAGGCGGGCGGCACGTCCGGGCTGCCGCTGGCCGGGATGTCCGTCGTGGTGACCGGCGCGATGAGCGGAGCGCTGGAGGCGCTGACCCGCAACGAGATGAACGAGCTGATCGAACGCGCCGGAGGCAAGGCGTCCTCCAGCGTCTCGGCGAAGACGTCGCTGCTGGTGGCCGGGGAGAAGGCGGGTTCCAAGCGGGCCAAGGCCGAGAGCCTGGGCGTGCGGATCGTCGGCCCGGAGGAGTTCGCCGGCCTCGTCGGCCCGTTCATCTGA